Proteins found in one Elephas maximus indicus isolate mEleMax1 chromosome 11, mEleMax1 primary haplotype, whole genome shotgun sequence genomic segment:
- the TMEM145 gene encoding transmembrane protein 145 isoform X3 produces the protein MEPPRAPALRRMLPPLLLLLLQLPPRARAKYVRGNLSSKEDWVFLTRFCFLSDYGRLDFRFRYPEAKCCQNILLYFDDPSQWPAVYKAGDKDCLAKESVIRPENNQVINLTTQYAWSGCQVVSEEGTRYLTCSSGRSFRSVRERWWYIALSKCGGDGLQLEYEMVLTNGKSFWTRHFSADEFGILETDVTFLLIFTLIFFLSCYFGYLLKGRQLLHTTYKMFMVAAGVEVLSLLFFCIYWGQYATDGIGNESLKILAKLLFSSSFLIFLLMLILLGKGFTVTRGRISHSGSVKLSVYMTLYTLTHVVLLIYEAEFFDPGQVLYTYESPAGYGLIGLQVAAYVWFCYAVLISLRHFPEKQPFYVPFFAAYTLWFFAVPVMALIANFGIPKWAREKIVNGIQLGIHLYAHGVFLIMTRPSAANKNFPYHVRTSQIASAGVSGPGGSQSGAKAFPQHVYGNVTFISDSVPNFTELFSIPPPASSAGKQVEETAVAAAVAPRGRVVTTAEPGAASPPSAARLPKSADRGWDGPTAPYQPLMPQTAAPHAGFTEYFSMHTAGGTAPPV, from the exons ATGGAGCCCCCCCGCGCGCCCGCGCTGCGCCGCATGCTGCCGCCGCTGCTGCTCCTCCTGCTACAGCTGCCCCCCCGCGCCCGGGCCAAGTACGTGCGGGGCAACCTCAGCTCCAAGGAG GACTGGGTGTTCCTGACAAGATTTTGCTTCCTCTCGGATTATGGCCGACTGGACTTTCGTTTCCGATACCCCGAG GCTAAATGCTGTCAGAACATCCTCCTCTATTTCGACGACCCATCCCAGTGGCCAGCTGTGTACAAGGCGGGGGACAAG GACTGCCTAGCCAAGGAGTCGGTGATTAGGCCGGAGAACAACCAGGTCATCAACCTCACCACCCAGTACGCCTGGTCAGGCTGTCAG GTGGTGTCGGAAGAGGGAACTCGCTACCTGACCTGCTCTAGTGGCCGCAGCTTCCGCTCTGTTCGTGAAAGGTGGTGGTACATTGCGCTCAGCAAGTGTGGG GGAGATGGGCTGCAGCTGGAGTACGAGATGGTTCTCACCAATGGCAAGTCCTTCTGGACACGGCACTTCTCAGCTGATGAGTTTG GGATTCTGGAGACAGATGTGACTTTCCTTCTCATTTTCACCCTcatcttcttcctctcctgttactTTGGAT ATTTGCTGAAAGGTCGTCAGTTGCTCCACACAACTTATAAAATGTTCATGGTAGCGGCAGGAGTGGAAG TCCTCAGCCTCCTGTTTTTCTGCATCTACTGGGGCCAGTATGCCACAGACGGCATTGGCAACGAGAGTCTGAAGATCTTGG ccAAGCTGCTCTTCTCCTCCAGCTTCCTCATCTTCCTGCTGATGCTTATCCTTCTGGGGAAGGGATTCACGGTGACACG GGGCCGCATCAGCCACTCAGGCTCTGTGAAGCTGTCTGTCTACATGACCCTGTACACCCTCACCCACGTGGTACTGCTCATCTACGAGGCTGAA TTCTTCGACCCTGGCCAGGTATTGTACACATATGAGTCACCAGCAGGCTACGGGCTCATCGGGCTGCAGGTGGCAGCCTACGTGTGGTTCTGCTACGCTGTGCTCATCTCCCTGCGCCACTTCCCGGAGAAGCAGCCCTTTTACGTGCCCTTCTTTGCTGCCTACACCCTCTG GTTCTTTGCAGTTCCCGTCATGGCCCTGATCGCCAACTTTGGGATCCCCAAGTGGGCCCGGGAGAAGATTGTCAATGGCATCCAGCTAGGGATCCACTTGTATGCCCACGGCGTGTTCCTG ATCATGACACGCCCGTCGGCGGCCAACAAGAACTTCCCGTACCACGTGCGCACGTCGCAGATCGCCTCAGCCGGTGTTTCAGGCCCGGGCGGGAGCCAGTCCGGGGCGAAGGCCTTCCCGCAGCACGTCTATGGGAACGTGACTTTCATCAGCGATTCGGTGCCCAACTTCACGGAGCTCTTCTCCATCCCCCCGCCCGCCTCCTCC GCCGGGAAGCAGGTGGAGGAGACGGCTGTGGCGGCGGCGGTGGCCCCGAGGGGCCGCGTGGTGACCACGGCCGAGCCGGGCGCGGCCTCCCCGCCCTCTGCCGCCCGGCTCCCTAAGTCGGCCGACCGGGGCTGGGATGGCCCAACTGCGCCCTACCAGCCGCTCATGCCCCAGACGGCGGCGCCGCACGCTGGCTTCACCGAATACTTCAGCATGCACACGGCCGGGGGCACCGCTCCCCCGGTCTGA
- the TMEM145 gene encoding transmembrane protein 145 isoform X6 gives MEPPRAPALRRMLPPLLLLLLQLPPRARAKYVRGNLSSKEDWVFLTRFCFLSDYGRLDFRFRYPEAKCCQNILLYFDDPSQWPAVYKAGDKDCLAKESVIRPENNQVINLTTQYAWSGCQVVSEEGTRYLTCSSGRSFRSVRERWWYIALSKCGGDGLQLEYEMVLTNGKSFWTRHFSADEFGILETDVTFLLIFTLIFFLSCYFGYLLKGRQLLHTTYKMFMVAAGVEVLSLLFFCIYWGQYATDGIGNESLKILAKLLFSSSFLIFLLMLILLGKGFTVTRGRISHSGSVKLSVYMTLYTLTHVVLLIYEAEVLCSSRHGPDRQLWDPQVGPGEDCQWHPARDPLVCPRRVPDHDTPVGGQQELPVPRAHVADRLSRCFRPGREPVRGEGLPAARLWERDFHQRFGAQLHGALLHPPARLLRREAGGGDGCGGGGGPEGPRGDHGRAGRGLPALCRPAP, from the exons ATGGAGCCCCCCCGCGCGCCCGCGCTGCGCCGCATGCTGCCGCCGCTGCTGCTCCTCCTGCTACAGCTGCCCCCCCGCGCCCGGGCCAAGTACGTGCGGGGCAACCTCAGCTCCAAGGAG GACTGGGTGTTCCTGACAAGATTTTGCTTCCTCTCGGATTATGGCCGACTGGACTTTCGTTTCCGATACCCCGAG GCTAAATGCTGTCAGAACATCCTCCTCTATTTCGACGACCCATCCCAGTGGCCAGCTGTGTACAAGGCGGGGGACAAG GACTGCCTAGCCAAGGAGTCGGTGATTAGGCCGGAGAACAACCAGGTCATCAACCTCACCACCCAGTACGCCTGGTCAGGCTGTCAG GTGGTGTCGGAAGAGGGAACTCGCTACCTGACCTGCTCTAGTGGCCGCAGCTTCCGCTCTGTTCGTGAAAGGTGGTGGTACATTGCGCTCAGCAAGTGTGGG GGAGATGGGCTGCAGCTGGAGTACGAGATGGTTCTCACCAATGGCAAGTCCTTCTGGACACGGCACTTCTCAGCTGATGAGTTTG GGATTCTGGAGACAGATGTGACTTTCCTTCTCATTTTCACCCTcatcttcttcctctcctgttactTTGGAT ATTTGCTGAAAGGTCGTCAGTTGCTCCACACAACTTATAAAATGTTCATGGTAGCGGCAGGAGTGGAAG TCCTCAGCCTCCTGTTTTTCTGCATCTACTGGGGCCAGTATGCCACAGACGGCATTGGCAACGAGAGTCTGAAGATCTTGG ccAAGCTGCTCTTCTCCTCCAGCTTCCTCATCTTCCTGCTGATGCTTATCCTTCTGGGGAAGGGATTCACGGTGACACG GGGCCGCATCAGCCACTCAGGCTCTGTGAAGCTGTCTGTCTACATGACCCTGTACACCCTCACCCACGTGGTACTGCTCATCTACGAGGCTGAA GTTCTTTGCAGTTCCCGTCATGGCCCTGATCGCCAACTTTGGGATCCCCAAGTGGGCCCGGGAGAAGATTGTCAATGGCATCCAGCTAGGGATCCACTTGTATGCCCACGGCGTGTTCCTG ATCATGACACGCCCGTCGGCGGCCAACAAGAACTTCCCGTACCACGTGCGCACGTCGCAGATCGCCTCAGCCGGTGTTTCAGGCCCGGGCGGGAGCCAGTCCGGGGCGAAGGCCTTCCCGCAGCACGTCTATGGGAACGTGACTTTCATCAGCGATTCGGTGCCCAACTTCACGGAGCTCTTCTCCATCCCCCCGCCCGCCTCCTCC GCCGGGAAGCAGGTGGAGGAGACGGCTGTGGCGGCGGCGGTGGCCCCGAGGGGCCGCGTGGTGACCACGGCCGAGCCGGGCGCGGCCTCCCCGCCCTCTGCCGCCCGGCTCCCTAA
- the TMEM145 gene encoding transmembrane protein 145 isoform X2: MEPPRAPALRRMLPPLLLLLLQLPPRARAKYVRGNLSSKEDWVFLTRFCFLSDYGRLDFRFRYPEAKCCQNILLYFDDPSQWPAVYKAGDKDCLAKESVIRPENNQVINLTTQYAWSGCQVVSEEGTRYLTCSSGRSFRSVRERWWYIALSKCGGDGLQLEYEMVLTNGKSFWTRHFSADEFGILETDVTFLLIFTLIFFLSCYFGYLLKGRQLLHTTYKMFMVAAGVEVLSLLFFCIYWGQYATDGIGNESLKILAKLLFSSSFLIFLLMLILLGKGFTVTRGRISHSGSVKLSVYMTLYTLTHVVLLIYEAEVLYTYESPAGYGLIGLQVAAYVWFCYAVLISLRHFPEKQPFYVPFFAAYTLWFFAVPVMALIANFGIPKWAREKIVNGIQLGIHLYAHGVFLIMTRPSAANKNFPYHVRTSQIASAGVSGPGGSQSGAKAFPQHVYGNVTFISDSVPNFTELFSIPPPASSVSPAPPAPEELLAPPLEYLTPLPAPPPPPAPGRLSPPPAFRMSSAPMPRRDRLPAPAPTLPDWVLAMLRTPPPTPRAVPPPPAFRGSPRPPRPPRGFARRAPTPPLEYLAPLPRRSATHSFPD; this comes from the exons ATGGAGCCCCCCCGCGCGCCCGCGCTGCGCCGCATGCTGCCGCCGCTGCTGCTCCTCCTGCTACAGCTGCCCCCCCGCGCCCGGGCCAAGTACGTGCGGGGCAACCTCAGCTCCAAGGAG GACTGGGTGTTCCTGACAAGATTTTGCTTCCTCTCGGATTATGGCCGACTGGACTTTCGTTTCCGATACCCCGAG GCTAAATGCTGTCAGAACATCCTCCTCTATTTCGACGACCCATCCCAGTGGCCAGCTGTGTACAAGGCGGGGGACAAG GACTGCCTAGCCAAGGAGTCGGTGATTAGGCCGGAGAACAACCAGGTCATCAACCTCACCACCCAGTACGCCTGGTCAGGCTGTCAG GTGGTGTCGGAAGAGGGAACTCGCTACCTGACCTGCTCTAGTGGCCGCAGCTTCCGCTCTGTTCGTGAAAGGTGGTGGTACATTGCGCTCAGCAAGTGTGGG GGAGATGGGCTGCAGCTGGAGTACGAGATGGTTCTCACCAATGGCAAGTCCTTCTGGACACGGCACTTCTCAGCTGATGAGTTTG GGATTCTGGAGACAGATGTGACTTTCCTTCTCATTTTCACCCTcatcttcttcctctcctgttactTTGGAT ATTTGCTGAAAGGTCGTCAGTTGCTCCACACAACTTATAAAATGTTCATGGTAGCGGCAGGAGTGGAAG TCCTCAGCCTCCTGTTTTTCTGCATCTACTGGGGCCAGTATGCCACAGACGGCATTGGCAACGAGAGTCTGAAGATCTTGG ccAAGCTGCTCTTCTCCTCCAGCTTCCTCATCTTCCTGCTGATGCTTATCCTTCTGGGGAAGGGATTCACGGTGACACG GGGCCGCATCAGCCACTCAGGCTCTGTGAAGCTGTCTGTCTACATGACCCTGTACACCCTCACCCACGTGGTACTGCTCATCTACGAGGCTGAA GTATTGTACACATATGAGTCACCAGCAGGCTACGGGCTCATCGGGCTGCAGGTGGCAGCCTACGTGTGGTTCTGCTACGCTGTGCTCATCTCCCTGCGCCACTTCCCGGAGAAGCAGCCCTTTTACGTGCCCTTCTTTGCTGCCTACACCCTCTG GTTCTTTGCAGTTCCCGTCATGGCCCTGATCGCCAACTTTGGGATCCCCAAGTGGGCCCGGGAGAAGATTGTCAATGGCATCCAGCTAGGGATCCACTTGTATGCCCACGGCGTGTTCCTG ATCATGACACGCCCGTCGGCGGCCAACAAGAACTTCCCGTACCACGTGCGCACGTCGCAGATCGCCTCAGCCGGTGTTTCAGGCCCGGGCGGGAGCCAGTCCGGGGCGAAGGCCTTCCCGCAGCACGTCTATGGGAACGTGACTTTCATCAGCGATTCGGTGCCCAACTTCACGGAGCTCTTCTCCATCCCCCCGCCCGCCTCCTCCGTAAGCCCCGCGCCCCCGGCGCCCGAGGAGCTGCTGGCGCCGCCCCTGGAGTACTTGACCCCGCTCCCAGCCCCGCCGCCGCCCCCAGCGCCCGGGCGCCTGAGCCCGCCCCCTGCCTTTCGCATGTCCAGCGCCCCAATGCCGCGCCGGGACCGCCTACCGGCGCCCGCGCCCACCCTGCCGGACTGGGTCCTGGCGATGTTGCGCACGCCCCCGCCGACGCCACGCGCCGTGCCCCCACCGCCCGCCTTCCGCGGCTCTCCCCGCCCTCCCCGGCCGCCGCGGGGTTTCGCCCGGCGTGCCCCGACACCGCCCCTTGAGTACCTGGCCCCGCTGCCTAGGCGCTCCGCCACTCATTCCTTTCCCGACTGA
- the TMEM145 gene encoding transmembrane protein 145 isoform X1, which produces MEPPRAPALRRMLPPLLLLLLQLPPRARAKYVRGNLSSKEDWVFLTRFCFLSDYGRLDFRFRYPEAKCCQNILLYFDDPSQWPAVYKAGDKDCLAKESVIRPENNQVINLTTQYAWSGCQVVSEEGTRYLTCSSGRSFRSVRERWWYIALSKCGGDGLQLEYEMVLTNGKSFWTRHFSADEFGILETDVTFLLIFTLIFFLSCYFGYLLKGRQLLHTTYKMFMVAAGVEVLSLLFFCIYWGQYATDGIGNESLKILAKLLFSSSFLIFLLMLILLGKGFTVTRGRISHSGSVKLSVYMTLYTLTHVVLLIYEAEFFDPGQVLYTYESPAGYGLIGLQVAAYVWFCYAVLISLRHFPEKQPFYVPFFAAYTLWFFAVPVMALIANFGIPKWAREKIVNGIQLGIHLYAHGVFLIMTRPSAANKNFPYHVRTSQIASAGVSGPGGSQSGAKAFPQHVYGNVTFISDSVPNFTELFSIPPPASSVSPAPPAPEELLAPPLEYLTPLPAPPPPPAPGRLSPPPAFRMSSAPMPRRDRLPAPAPTLPDWVLAMLRTPPPTPRAVPPPPAFRGSPRPPRPPRGFARRAPTPPLEYLAPLPRRSATHSFPD; this is translated from the exons ATGGAGCCCCCCCGCGCGCCCGCGCTGCGCCGCATGCTGCCGCCGCTGCTGCTCCTCCTGCTACAGCTGCCCCCCCGCGCCCGGGCCAAGTACGTGCGGGGCAACCTCAGCTCCAAGGAG GACTGGGTGTTCCTGACAAGATTTTGCTTCCTCTCGGATTATGGCCGACTGGACTTTCGTTTCCGATACCCCGAG GCTAAATGCTGTCAGAACATCCTCCTCTATTTCGACGACCCATCCCAGTGGCCAGCTGTGTACAAGGCGGGGGACAAG GACTGCCTAGCCAAGGAGTCGGTGATTAGGCCGGAGAACAACCAGGTCATCAACCTCACCACCCAGTACGCCTGGTCAGGCTGTCAG GTGGTGTCGGAAGAGGGAACTCGCTACCTGACCTGCTCTAGTGGCCGCAGCTTCCGCTCTGTTCGTGAAAGGTGGTGGTACATTGCGCTCAGCAAGTGTGGG GGAGATGGGCTGCAGCTGGAGTACGAGATGGTTCTCACCAATGGCAAGTCCTTCTGGACACGGCACTTCTCAGCTGATGAGTTTG GGATTCTGGAGACAGATGTGACTTTCCTTCTCATTTTCACCCTcatcttcttcctctcctgttactTTGGAT ATTTGCTGAAAGGTCGTCAGTTGCTCCACACAACTTATAAAATGTTCATGGTAGCGGCAGGAGTGGAAG TCCTCAGCCTCCTGTTTTTCTGCATCTACTGGGGCCAGTATGCCACAGACGGCATTGGCAACGAGAGTCTGAAGATCTTGG ccAAGCTGCTCTTCTCCTCCAGCTTCCTCATCTTCCTGCTGATGCTTATCCTTCTGGGGAAGGGATTCACGGTGACACG GGGCCGCATCAGCCACTCAGGCTCTGTGAAGCTGTCTGTCTACATGACCCTGTACACCCTCACCCACGTGGTACTGCTCATCTACGAGGCTGAA TTCTTCGACCCTGGCCAGGTATTGTACACATATGAGTCACCAGCAGGCTACGGGCTCATCGGGCTGCAGGTGGCAGCCTACGTGTGGTTCTGCTACGCTGTGCTCATCTCCCTGCGCCACTTCCCGGAGAAGCAGCCCTTTTACGTGCCCTTCTTTGCTGCCTACACCCTCTG GTTCTTTGCAGTTCCCGTCATGGCCCTGATCGCCAACTTTGGGATCCCCAAGTGGGCCCGGGAGAAGATTGTCAATGGCATCCAGCTAGGGATCCACTTGTATGCCCACGGCGTGTTCCTG ATCATGACACGCCCGTCGGCGGCCAACAAGAACTTCCCGTACCACGTGCGCACGTCGCAGATCGCCTCAGCCGGTGTTTCAGGCCCGGGCGGGAGCCAGTCCGGGGCGAAGGCCTTCCCGCAGCACGTCTATGGGAACGTGACTTTCATCAGCGATTCGGTGCCCAACTTCACGGAGCTCTTCTCCATCCCCCCGCCCGCCTCCTCCGTAAGCCCCGCGCCCCCGGCGCCCGAGGAGCTGCTGGCGCCGCCCCTGGAGTACTTGACCCCGCTCCCAGCCCCGCCGCCGCCCCCAGCGCCCGGGCGCCTGAGCCCGCCCCCTGCCTTTCGCATGTCCAGCGCCCCAATGCCGCGCCGGGACCGCCTACCGGCGCCCGCGCCCACCCTGCCGGACTGGGTCCTGGCGATGTTGCGCACGCCCCCGCCGACGCCACGCGCCGTGCCCCCACCGCCCGCCTTCCGCGGCTCTCCCCGCCCTCCCCGGCCGCCGCGGGGTTTCGCCCGGCGTGCCCCGACACCGCCCCTTGAGTACCTGGCCCCGCTGCCTAGGCGCTCCGCCACTCATTCCTTTCCCGACTGA
- the TMEM145 gene encoding transmembrane protein 145 isoform X5 produces the protein MCPWPIKDCLAKESVIRPENNQVINLTTQYAWSGCQVVSEEGTRYLTCSSGRSFRSVRERWWYIALSKCGGDGLQLEYEMVLTNGKSFWTRHFSADEFGILETDVTFLLIFTLIFFLSCYFGYLLKGRQLLHTTYKMFMVAAGVEVLSLLFFCIYWGQYATDGIGNESLKILAKLLFSSSFLIFLLMLILLGKGFTVTRGRISHSGSVKLSVYMTLYTLTHVVLLIYEAEFFDPGQVLYTYESPAGYGLIGLQVAAYVWFCYAVLISLRHFPEKQPFYVPFFAAYTLWFFAVPVMALIANFGIPKWAREKIVNGIQLGIHLYAHGVFLIMTRPSAANKNFPYHVRTSQIASAGVSGPGGSQSGAKAFPQHVYGNVTFISDSVPNFTELFSIPPPASSVSPAPPAPEELLAPPLEYLTPLPAPPPPPAPGRLSPPPAFRMSSAPMPRRDRLPAPAPTLPDWVLAMLRTPPPTPRAVPPPPAFRGSPRPPRPPRGFARRAPTPPLEYLAPLPRRSATHSFPD, from the exons ATGTGCCCTTGGCCTATCAAG GACTGCCTAGCCAAGGAGTCGGTGATTAGGCCGGAGAACAACCAGGTCATCAACCTCACCACCCAGTACGCCTGGTCAGGCTGTCAG GTGGTGTCGGAAGAGGGAACTCGCTACCTGACCTGCTCTAGTGGCCGCAGCTTCCGCTCTGTTCGTGAAAGGTGGTGGTACATTGCGCTCAGCAAGTGTGGG GGAGATGGGCTGCAGCTGGAGTACGAGATGGTTCTCACCAATGGCAAGTCCTTCTGGACACGGCACTTCTCAGCTGATGAGTTTG GGATTCTGGAGACAGATGTGACTTTCCTTCTCATTTTCACCCTcatcttcttcctctcctgttactTTGGAT ATTTGCTGAAAGGTCGTCAGTTGCTCCACACAACTTATAAAATGTTCATGGTAGCGGCAGGAGTGGAAG TCCTCAGCCTCCTGTTTTTCTGCATCTACTGGGGCCAGTATGCCACAGACGGCATTGGCAACGAGAGTCTGAAGATCTTGG ccAAGCTGCTCTTCTCCTCCAGCTTCCTCATCTTCCTGCTGATGCTTATCCTTCTGGGGAAGGGATTCACGGTGACACG GGGCCGCATCAGCCACTCAGGCTCTGTGAAGCTGTCTGTCTACATGACCCTGTACACCCTCACCCACGTGGTACTGCTCATCTACGAGGCTGAA TTCTTCGACCCTGGCCAGGTATTGTACACATATGAGTCACCAGCAGGCTACGGGCTCATCGGGCTGCAGGTGGCAGCCTACGTGTGGTTCTGCTACGCTGTGCTCATCTCCCTGCGCCACTTCCCGGAGAAGCAGCCCTTTTACGTGCCCTTCTTTGCTGCCTACACCCTCTG GTTCTTTGCAGTTCCCGTCATGGCCCTGATCGCCAACTTTGGGATCCCCAAGTGGGCCCGGGAGAAGATTGTCAATGGCATCCAGCTAGGGATCCACTTGTATGCCCACGGCGTGTTCCTG ATCATGACACGCCCGTCGGCGGCCAACAAGAACTTCCCGTACCACGTGCGCACGTCGCAGATCGCCTCAGCCGGTGTTTCAGGCCCGGGCGGGAGCCAGTCCGGGGCGAAGGCCTTCCCGCAGCACGTCTATGGGAACGTGACTTTCATCAGCGATTCGGTGCCCAACTTCACGGAGCTCTTCTCCATCCCCCCGCCCGCCTCCTCCGTAAGCCCCGCGCCCCCGGCGCCCGAGGAGCTGCTGGCGCCGCCCCTGGAGTACTTGACCCCGCTCCCAGCCCCGCCGCCGCCCCCAGCGCCCGGGCGCCTGAGCCCGCCCCCTGCCTTTCGCATGTCCAGCGCCCCAATGCCGCGCCGGGACCGCCTACCGGCGCCCGCGCCCACCCTGCCGGACTGGGTCCTGGCGATGTTGCGCACGCCCCCGCCGACGCCACGCGCCGTGCCCCCACCGCCCGCCTTCCGCGGCTCTCCCCGCCCTCCCCGGCCGCCGCGGGGTTTCGCCCGGCGTGCCCCGACACCGCCCCTTGAGTACCTGGCCCCGCTGCCTAGGCGCTCCGCCACTCATTCCTTTCCCGACTGA
- the TMEM145 gene encoding transmembrane protein 145 isoform X4 — protein sequence MEPPRAPALRRMLPPLLLLLLQLPPRARAKYVRGNLSSKEDWVFLTRFCFLSDYGRLDFRFRYPEAKCCQNILLYFDDPSQWPAVYKAGDKDCLAKESVIRPENNQVINLTTQYAWSGCQVVSEEGTRYLTCSSGRSFRSVRERWWYIALSKCGGDGLQLEYEMVLTNGKSFWTRHFSADEFGILETDVTFLLIFTLIFFLSCYFGYLLKGRQLLHTTYKMFMVAAGVEVLSLLFFCIYWGQYATDGIGNESLKILAKLLFSSSFLIFLLMLILLGKGFTVTRGRISHSGSVKLSVYMTLYTLTHVVLLIYEAEVLCSSRHGPDRQLWDPQVGPGEDCQWHPARDPLVCPRRVPDHDTPVGGQQELPVPRAHVADRLSRCFRPGREPVRGEGLPAARLWERDFHQRFGAQLHGALLHPPARLLRKPRAPGARGAAGAAPGVLDPAPSPAAAPSARAPEPAPCLSHVQRPNAAPGPPTGARAHPAGLGPGDVAHAPADATRRAPTARLPRLSPPSPAAAGFRPACPDTAP from the exons ATGGAGCCCCCCCGCGCGCCCGCGCTGCGCCGCATGCTGCCGCCGCTGCTGCTCCTCCTGCTACAGCTGCCCCCCCGCGCCCGGGCCAAGTACGTGCGGGGCAACCTCAGCTCCAAGGAG GACTGGGTGTTCCTGACAAGATTTTGCTTCCTCTCGGATTATGGCCGACTGGACTTTCGTTTCCGATACCCCGAG GCTAAATGCTGTCAGAACATCCTCCTCTATTTCGACGACCCATCCCAGTGGCCAGCTGTGTACAAGGCGGGGGACAAG GACTGCCTAGCCAAGGAGTCGGTGATTAGGCCGGAGAACAACCAGGTCATCAACCTCACCACCCAGTACGCCTGGTCAGGCTGTCAG GTGGTGTCGGAAGAGGGAACTCGCTACCTGACCTGCTCTAGTGGCCGCAGCTTCCGCTCTGTTCGTGAAAGGTGGTGGTACATTGCGCTCAGCAAGTGTGGG GGAGATGGGCTGCAGCTGGAGTACGAGATGGTTCTCACCAATGGCAAGTCCTTCTGGACACGGCACTTCTCAGCTGATGAGTTTG GGATTCTGGAGACAGATGTGACTTTCCTTCTCATTTTCACCCTcatcttcttcctctcctgttactTTGGAT ATTTGCTGAAAGGTCGTCAGTTGCTCCACACAACTTATAAAATGTTCATGGTAGCGGCAGGAGTGGAAG TCCTCAGCCTCCTGTTTTTCTGCATCTACTGGGGCCAGTATGCCACAGACGGCATTGGCAACGAGAGTCTGAAGATCTTGG ccAAGCTGCTCTTCTCCTCCAGCTTCCTCATCTTCCTGCTGATGCTTATCCTTCTGGGGAAGGGATTCACGGTGACACG GGGCCGCATCAGCCACTCAGGCTCTGTGAAGCTGTCTGTCTACATGACCCTGTACACCCTCACCCACGTGGTACTGCTCATCTACGAGGCTGAA GTTCTTTGCAGTTCCCGTCATGGCCCTGATCGCCAACTTTGGGATCCCCAAGTGGGCCCGGGAGAAGATTGTCAATGGCATCCAGCTAGGGATCCACTTGTATGCCCACGGCGTGTTCCTG ATCATGACACGCCCGTCGGCGGCCAACAAGAACTTCCCGTACCACGTGCGCACGTCGCAGATCGCCTCAGCCGGTGTTTCAGGCCCGGGCGGGAGCCAGTCCGGGGCGAAGGCCTTCCCGCAGCACGTCTATGGGAACGTGACTTTCATCAGCGATTCGGTGCCCAACTTCACGGAGCTCTTCTCCATCCCCCCGCCCGCCTCCTCCGTAAGCCCCGCGCCCCCGGCGCCCGAGGAGCTGCTGGCGCCGCCCCTGGAGTACTTGACCCCGCTCCCAGCCCCGCCGCCGCCCCCAGCGCCCGGGCGCCTGAGCCCGCCCCCTGCCTTTCGCATGTCCAGCGCCCCAATGCCGCGCCGGGACCGCCTACCGGCGCCCGCGCCCACCCTGCCGGACTGGGTCCTGGCGATGTTGCGCACGCCCCCGCCGACGCCACGCGCCGTGCCCCCACCGCCCGCCTTCCGCGGCTCTCCCCGCCCTCCCCGGCCGCCGCGGGGTTTCGCCCGGCGTGCCCCGACACCGCCCCTTGA